From Andrena cerasifolii isolate SP2316 chromosome 12, iyAndCera1_principal, whole genome shotgun sequence, a single genomic window includes:
- the LOC143375183 gene encoding uncharacterized protein LOC143375183 isoform X1 yields MVQNQVIQHVVPGTCHQRAKKPMKSVKISEGSVESISKNSQHPIKKTASPTQEKENRATKQSEVGKKTGEPLGALATTAGENLRRQKMEERLAREKAAEEERERFVKEATERKAAERDEAVKQAKRLILYRKPMCRRINRALLLSECFRELDAQVKFQETIKNIDKEAEMSYVKLMKADVANFEVERKQKAEEELSKRQNYAASLRKQIEENEKCSKTKEKEKFEAERQDQMNINKYLQDLKEHEARELLNKKERLKQFFKDTIEEKKRFDLKFKQEDEFEDRANEIYKDAKARIKKMHKAAASKEKEELERRARGITEKHHQFIHRTEEFEERSLQKALAEQEAQYKENETARKEYQNRLRKELQDFQAEATVAKSKQLQEEKELRLWEIMQRFKKDEYDKQLQVERRTQEKINKIEYGNVLKKHMGIIEADRKREKILEDEETSMRHVIEKENQRVLDYADEVIEESKGVRPLYPILKAVQECKAEMGLVSPKKREEIVLDTALKRRRRVPRTCTKPVPEDKILYLQ; encoded by the exons aTGGTGCAGAATCAAGTAATTCAGCATGTAGTGCCTGGCACGTGTCATCAAAGAGCAAAGAAGCCAATGAAAAGTGTCAAA ATATCGGAGGGCTCTGTGGaatcaatttcgaaaaattctcaacatcctataaaaaaaactgcatcaCCTACGCAAGAAAAGGAGAATCGTGCCACAAAACAGAGTGAAGTCGGAAAAAAGACAGGCGAACCACTAGGAGCGTTAGCTACTACTGCTGGAGAG AATCTCAGAAGACAAAAAATGGAGGAGCGTCTGGCAAGAGAGAAGGCAGCTGAAGAAGAAAGGGAACGATTTGTGAAGGAGGCTACCGAAAGAAAAGCAGCTGAAAGAGACGAAGCAGTGAAACAGGCGAAAAGGTTAATTCTTTACAGGAAACCAATGTGTAGACGAATCAATCGAGCCCTCCTTCTATCCGAG tgtttTAGAGAACTGGATGCTCAAGTGAAGTTCCAAGAAACTATTAAGAACATAGATAAAGAAGCAGAAATGTCTTACGTGAAGTTGATGAAGGCAGATGTGGCAAATTTCGAGGTGGAGCGAAAGCAGAAGGCTGAAGAAGAACTGTCGAAGCGGCAGAATTATGCTGCTTCACTAAGGAAACA GATAGAAGAGaatgaaaaatgttcaaaaacgAAGGAAAAGGAGAAATTTGAAGCTGAGAGGCAAGATCAAATGAATATAAACAAGTATTTACAGGATCTAAAGGAGCACGAAGCGCGAGAG TTGCTGAACAAGAAAGAGAGATTgaagcaattttttaaagacACAATCGAAGAGAAAAAACGATTCGATCTCAAGTTTAAACAGGAAGACGAGTTTGAAGATCGAGCAAACGAGATCTATAAAGATGCTAAAGCGCGAATAAAGAAAATGCACAAGGCAGCGGCGTCGAAGGAAAAAGAAGAGCTTGAACGTAGGGCACGAGGGATaa CGGAGAAACATCACCAATTCATACACCGGacagaagaatttgaagaaagaAGTTTGCAAAAGGCTCTGGCAGAGCAAGAGGCGCagtataaagaaaatgaaactgCTCGGAAAGAATACCAGAACCGATTGCGAAAGGAGTTGCAAGACTTTCAGGCGGAGGCAACAGTCGCGAAATCAAAGCAACTCCAAGAAGAAAAAGAGCTCAGACTCTGGGAAATCATGCAAAGATTTAAAAAGGACGAGTACGACAAACAGCTGCAAGTGGAGAGGCGAACGCAGGAGAAGATTAATAAAATCGAGTACGGAAATGTTCTGAAGAAACACATG GGCATAATCGAGGCTGACCGAAAACGAGAGAAAATTCTTGAAGATGAAGAGACGAGTATGAGACACGTTATCGAAAAAGAGAATCAGAGGGTTCTTGATTATGCCGATGAAGTTATCGAGGAATCTAAAGGTGTCAGGCCGCTTTATCCGATTCTTAAAGCCGTGCAG GAATGTAAAGCAGAGATGGGTCTGGTGTCAccaaagaaaagagaagaaatagTACTGGACACAGCACTGAAAAGGAGGCGAAGAGTTCCTCGTACATGTACCAAACCTGTCCCTGAAGATAAAATTCTGTACTTGCAATAG
- the LOC143375470 gene encoding uncharacterized protein LOC143375470 isoform X4, with protein sequence MVKLTEEMVVARTRMSDFSAVKKLNCWGTELTDVSILRKMKNVEVLSLSVNNINTLADFQYCLSLQDLFVRKNNIKDLNEVCYLQGLPNLRNLWLGENPCAEKEGYRSAVLRTLPNLQKLDDKIVSGDEVQTALTRGPILVHPLDMDASPPQSDTVSPEDITTEYIEEPEGIRHRRYSSSSDQVNTYLQRSFEETQHTQEEYHDTDRRNANYNGSPSQRYSQNNQYTYEEYDDRPVVSRHNGDYDERRAYSEYSNNDTAQRTYAPTSPRTQYSMSEPIDDRRADRNSYEYDNRLKAEYEEHQERIKSDYEEQHQPPPQPRRTAAQHNAEREDSNQVPGWVRHSEKEKCRSQFHYHRRPVTRNSNILSAVLCLVKELDYPSLEVVEMAVRNRMDELEE encoded by the exons ATGGTGAAGTTAACAGAAGAGATGGTCGTGGCTCGGACGCGAATGTCCGATTTCTCTGCCGTAAAGAAACTGAATTGTTG GGGGACGGAATTAACTGACGTGAGCATTttgcgaaaaatgaaaaatgtggaGGTATTGTCCTTAAG TGTTAATAACATCAATACTCTTGCTGATTTCCAATACTGCCTAAGCCTTCAAGATTTATTTGTACGGAAGAACAATATTAAAGATTTGAACGAAGTTTGTTACCTTCAAGGTTTACCTAATTTACGAAACTTATGGCTTGGCGAAAATCCTTGTGCGGAAAAAGAAGG GTACCGATCAGCTGTTCTAAGGACTTTACCGAATCTACAGAAGCTCGATGATAAAATAGTATCGGGCGATGAAGTGCAAACCGCATTAACGAGGGGTCCCATTTTGGTTCATCCGCTCGACATGGATGCGTCTCCGCCGCAATCGGATACAGTTAGTCCAGAA GATATTACTACTGAATATATCGAAGAACCTGAAGGGATACGACATCGAAGATACAGTTCGTCGAGCGACCAG GTCAATACCTATTTACAGAGAAGTTTTGAGGAGACCCAGCACACTCAAGAGGAGTATCATGACACCGATCGCAGAAACGCAAACTATAATGGATCACCGTCGCAACGTTACTCGCAGAATAATCAGTATACATACGAG GAGTACGACGATCGACCAGTAGTTTCGAGGCATAACGGTGATTACGATGAAAGACGAGCTTATTCGGAATACAGTAACAATGATACAGCCCAGCGTACATACGCGCCAACGTCTCCGCGTACGCAGTACTCCATGAGCGAGCCCATAGACGATAGGCGAGCAGATAGGAACAGTTATGAGTACGACAATAGATTGAAAGCAGAGTACGAAGAACACCAAGAGAGGATAAAATCGGATTACGAGGAGCAACATCAGCCGCCACCTCAACCCAGACGAACGGCAGCCCAGCACAATGCTGAGCGG GAGGATTCGAACCAAGTGCCTGGATGGGTAAGGCACTCCGAGAAAGAGAAGTGCAGGTCACAATTTCATTACCACAGAAGACCTGTTACGAGG AACTCGAACATATTATCAGCTGTGCTATGCTTAGTTAAGGAGCTTGATTACCCAAGCCTGGAGGTGGTAGAAATGGCTGTTAGGAATAGAATGGACGAGCTAGAGGAATGA
- the LOC143375470 gene encoding uncharacterized protein LOC143375470 isoform X6 — translation MVKLTEEMVVARTRMSDFSAVKKLNCWGTELTDVSILRKMKNVEVLSLSVNNINTLADFQYCLSLQDLFVRKNNIKDLNEVCYLQGLPNLRNLWLGENPCAEKEGYRSAVLRTLPNLQKLDDKIVSGDEVQTALTRGPILVHPLDMDASPPQSDTVSPERSFEETQHTQEEYHDTDRRNANYNGSPSQRYSQNNQYTYEEYDDRPVVSRHNGDYDERRAYSEYSNNDTAQRTYAPTSPRTQYSMSEPIDDRRADRNSYEYDNRLKAEYEEHQERIKSDYEEQHQPPPQPRRTAAQHNAEREDSNQVPGWVRHSEKEKCRSQFHYHRRPVTRNSNILSAVLCLVKELDYPSLEVVEMAVRNRMDELEE, via the exons ATGGTGAAGTTAACAGAAGAGATGGTCGTGGCTCGGACGCGAATGTCCGATTTCTCTGCCGTAAAGAAACTGAATTGTTG GGGGACGGAATTAACTGACGTGAGCATTttgcgaaaaatgaaaaatgtggaGGTATTGTCCTTAAG TGTTAATAACATCAATACTCTTGCTGATTTCCAATACTGCCTAAGCCTTCAAGATTTATTTGTACGGAAGAACAATATTAAAGATTTGAACGAAGTTTGTTACCTTCAAGGTTTACCTAATTTACGAAACTTATGGCTTGGCGAAAATCCTTGTGCGGAAAAAGAAGG GTACCGATCAGCTGTTCTAAGGACTTTACCGAATCTACAGAAGCTCGATGATAAAATAGTATCGGGCGATGAAGTGCAAACCGCATTAACGAGGGGTCCCATTTTGGTTCATCCGCTCGACATGGATGCGTCTCCGCCGCAATCGGATACAGTTAGTCCAGAA AGAAGTTTTGAGGAGACCCAGCACACTCAAGAGGAGTATCATGACACCGATCGCAGAAACGCAAACTATAATGGATCACCGTCGCAACGTTACTCGCAGAATAATCAGTATACATACGAG GAGTACGACGATCGACCAGTAGTTTCGAGGCATAACGGTGATTACGATGAAAGACGAGCTTATTCGGAATACAGTAACAATGATACAGCCCAGCGTACATACGCGCCAACGTCTCCGCGTACGCAGTACTCCATGAGCGAGCCCATAGACGATAGGCGAGCAGATAGGAACAGTTATGAGTACGACAATAGATTGAAAGCAGAGTACGAAGAACACCAAGAGAGGATAAAATCGGATTACGAGGAGCAACATCAGCCGCCACCTCAACCCAGACGAACGGCAGCCCAGCACAATGCTGAGCGG GAGGATTCGAACCAAGTGCCTGGATGGGTAAGGCACTCCGAGAAAGAGAAGTGCAGGTCACAATTTCATTACCACAGAAGACCTGTTACGAGG AACTCGAACATATTATCAGCTGTGCTATGCTTAGTTAAGGAGCTTGATTACCCAAGCCTGGAGGTGGTAGAAATGGCTGTTAGGAATAGAATGGACGAGCTAGAGGAATGA
- the LOC143375470 gene encoding uncharacterized protein LOC143375470 isoform X2 encodes MVKLTEEMVVARTRMSDFSAVKKLNCWGTELTDVSILRKMKNVEVLSLSVNNINTLADFQYCLSLQDLFVRKNNIKDLNEVCYLQGLPNLRNLWLGENPCAEKEGYRSAVLRTLPNLQKLDDKIVSGDEVQTALTRGPILVHPLDMDASPPQSDTVSPEDITTEYIEEPEGIRHRRYSSSSDQRSFEETQHTQEEYHDTDRRNANYNGSPSQRYSQNNQYTYELQNGQSKNHSKDDTVRTESRNVNETVTTNTVEMIKEYDDRPVVSRHNGDYDERRAYSEYSNNDTAQRTYAPTSPRTQYSMSEPIDDRRADRNSYEYDNRLKAEYEEHQERIKSDYEEQHQPPPQPRRTAAQHNAEREDSNQVPGWVRHSEKEKCRSQFHYHRRPVTRNSNILSAVLCLVKELDYPSLEVVEMAVRNRMDELEE; translated from the exons ATGGTGAAGTTAACAGAAGAGATGGTCGTGGCTCGGACGCGAATGTCCGATTTCTCTGCCGTAAAGAAACTGAATTGTTG GGGGACGGAATTAACTGACGTGAGCATTttgcgaaaaatgaaaaatgtggaGGTATTGTCCTTAAG TGTTAATAACATCAATACTCTTGCTGATTTCCAATACTGCCTAAGCCTTCAAGATTTATTTGTACGGAAGAACAATATTAAAGATTTGAACGAAGTTTGTTACCTTCAAGGTTTACCTAATTTACGAAACTTATGGCTTGGCGAAAATCCTTGTGCGGAAAAAGAAGG GTACCGATCAGCTGTTCTAAGGACTTTACCGAATCTACAGAAGCTCGATGATAAAATAGTATCGGGCGATGAAGTGCAAACCGCATTAACGAGGGGTCCCATTTTGGTTCATCCGCTCGACATGGATGCGTCTCCGCCGCAATCGGATACAGTTAGTCCAGAA GATATTACTACTGAATATATCGAAGAACCTGAAGGGATACGACATCGAAGATACAGTTCGTCGAGCGACCAG AGAAGTTTTGAGGAGACCCAGCACACTCAAGAGGAGTATCATGACACCGATCGCAGAAACGCAAACTATAATGGATCACCGTCGCAACGTTACTCGCAGAATAATCAGTATACATACGAG CTACAGAATGGACAGTCAAAGAATCACAGCAAAGATGACACTGTACGTACAGAGTCACGCAACGTCAATGAAACTGTGACCACTAACACTGTTGAAATGATTAAG GAGTACGACGATCGACCAGTAGTTTCGAGGCATAACGGTGATTACGATGAAAGACGAGCTTATTCGGAATACAGTAACAATGATACAGCCCAGCGTACATACGCGCCAACGTCTCCGCGTACGCAGTACTCCATGAGCGAGCCCATAGACGATAGGCGAGCAGATAGGAACAGTTATGAGTACGACAATAGATTGAAAGCAGAGTACGAAGAACACCAAGAGAGGATAAAATCGGATTACGAGGAGCAACATCAGCCGCCACCTCAACCCAGACGAACGGCAGCCCAGCACAATGCTGAGCGG GAGGATTCGAACCAAGTGCCTGGATGGGTAAGGCACTCCGAGAAAGAGAAGTGCAGGTCACAATTTCATTACCACAGAAGACCTGTTACGAGG AACTCGAACATATTATCAGCTGTGCTATGCTTAGTTAAGGAGCTTGATTACCCAAGCCTGGAGGTGGTAGAAATGGCTGTTAGGAATAGAATGGACGAGCTAGAGGAATGA
- the LOC143375470 gene encoding uncharacterized protein LOC143375470 isoform X1 — protein sequence MVKLTEEMVVARTRMSDFSAVKKLNCWGTELTDVSILRKMKNVEVLSLSVNNINTLADFQYCLSLQDLFVRKNNIKDLNEVCYLQGLPNLRNLWLGENPCAEKEGYRSAVLRTLPNLQKLDDKIVSGDEVQTALTRGPILVHPLDMDASPPQSDTVSPEDITTEYIEEPEGIRHRRYSSSSDQVNTYLQRSFEETQHTQEEYHDTDRRNANYNGSPSQRYSQNNQYTYELQNGQSKNHSKDDTVRTESRNVNETVTTNTVEMIKEYDDRPVVSRHNGDYDERRAYSEYSNNDTAQRTYAPTSPRTQYSMSEPIDDRRADRNSYEYDNRLKAEYEEHQERIKSDYEEQHQPPPQPRRTAAQHNAEREDSNQVPGWVRHSEKEKCRSQFHYHRRPVTRNSNILSAVLCLVKELDYPSLEVVEMAVRNRMDELEE from the exons ATGGTGAAGTTAACAGAAGAGATGGTCGTGGCTCGGACGCGAATGTCCGATTTCTCTGCCGTAAAGAAACTGAATTGTTG GGGGACGGAATTAACTGACGTGAGCATTttgcgaaaaatgaaaaatgtggaGGTATTGTCCTTAAG TGTTAATAACATCAATACTCTTGCTGATTTCCAATACTGCCTAAGCCTTCAAGATTTATTTGTACGGAAGAACAATATTAAAGATTTGAACGAAGTTTGTTACCTTCAAGGTTTACCTAATTTACGAAACTTATGGCTTGGCGAAAATCCTTGTGCGGAAAAAGAAGG GTACCGATCAGCTGTTCTAAGGACTTTACCGAATCTACAGAAGCTCGATGATAAAATAGTATCGGGCGATGAAGTGCAAACCGCATTAACGAGGGGTCCCATTTTGGTTCATCCGCTCGACATGGATGCGTCTCCGCCGCAATCGGATACAGTTAGTCCAGAA GATATTACTACTGAATATATCGAAGAACCTGAAGGGATACGACATCGAAGATACAGTTCGTCGAGCGACCAG GTCAATACCTATTTACAGAGAAGTTTTGAGGAGACCCAGCACACTCAAGAGGAGTATCATGACACCGATCGCAGAAACGCAAACTATAATGGATCACCGTCGCAACGTTACTCGCAGAATAATCAGTATACATACGAG CTACAGAATGGACAGTCAAAGAATCACAGCAAAGATGACACTGTACGTACAGAGTCACGCAACGTCAATGAAACTGTGACCACTAACACTGTTGAAATGATTAAG GAGTACGACGATCGACCAGTAGTTTCGAGGCATAACGGTGATTACGATGAAAGACGAGCTTATTCGGAATACAGTAACAATGATACAGCCCAGCGTACATACGCGCCAACGTCTCCGCGTACGCAGTACTCCATGAGCGAGCCCATAGACGATAGGCGAGCAGATAGGAACAGTTATGAGTACGACAATAGATTGAAAGCAGAGTACGAAGAACACCAAGAGAGGATAAAATCGGATTACGAGGAGCAACATCAGCCGCCACCTCAACCCAGACGAACGGCAGCCCAGCACAATGCTGAGCGG GAGGATTCGAACCAAGTGCCTGGATGGGTAAGGCACTCCGAGAAAGAGAAGTGCAGGTCACAATTTCATTACCACAGAAGACCTGTTACGAGG AACTCGAACATATTATCAGCTGTGCTATGCTTAGTTAAGGAGCTTGATTACCCAAGCCTGGAGGTGGTAGAAATGGCTGTTAGGAATAGAATGGACGAGCTAGAGGAATGA
- the LOC143375183 gene encoding uncharacterized protein LOC143375183 isoform X2, giving the protein MEERLAREKAAEEERERFVKEATERKAAERDEAVKQAKRLILYRKPMCRRINRALLLSECFRELDAQVKFQETIKNIDKEAEMSYVKLMKADVANFEVERKQKAEEELSKRQNYAASLRKQIEENEKCSKTKEKEKFEAERQDQMNINKYLQDLKEHEARELLNKKERLKQFFKDTIEEKKRFDLKFKQEDEFEDRANEIYKDAKARIKKMHKAAASKEKEELERRARGITEKHHQFIHRTEEFEERSLQKALAEQEAQYKENETARKEYQNRLRKELQDFQAEATVAKSKQLQEEKELRLWEIMQRFKKDEYDKQLQVERRTQEKINKIEYGNVLKKHMGIIEADRKREKILEDEETSMRHVIEKENQRVLDYADEVIEESKGVRPLYPILKAVQECKAEMGLVSPKKREEIVLDTALKRRRRVPRTCTKPVPEDKILYLQ; this is encoded by the exons ATGGAGGAGCGTCTGGCAAGAGAGAAGGCAGCTGAAGAAGAAAGGGAACGATTTGTGAAGGAGGCTACCGAAAGAAAAGCAGCTGAAAGAGACGAAGCAGTGAAACAGGCGAAAAGGTTAATTCTTTACAGGAAACCAATGTGTAGACGAATCAATCGAGCCCTCCTTCTATCCGAG tgtttTAGAGAACTGGATGCTCAAGTGAAGTTCCAAGAAACTATTAAGAACATAGATAAAGAAGCAGAAATGTCTTACGTGAAGTTGATGAAGGCAGATGTGGCAAATTTCGAGGTGGAGCGAAAGCAGAAGGCTGAAGAAGAACTGTCGAAGCGGCAGAATTATGCTGCTTCACTAAGGAAACA GATAGAAGAGaatgaaaaatgttcaaaaacgAAGGAAAAGGAGAAATTTGAAGCTGAGAGGCAAGATCAAATGAATATAAACAAGTATTTACAGGATCTAAAGGAGCACGAAGCGCGAGAG TTGCTGAACAAGAAAGAGAGATTgaagcaattttttaaagacACAATCGAAGAGAAAAAACGATTCGATCTCAAGTTTAAACAGGAAGACGAGTTTGAAGATCGAGCAAACGAGATCTATAAAGATGCTAAAGCGCGAATAAAGAAAATGCACAAGGCAGCGGCGTCGAAGGAAAAAGAAGAGCTTGAACGTAGGGCACGAGGGATaa CGGAGAAACATCACCAATTCATACACCGGacagaagaatttgaagaaagaAGTTTGCAAAAGGCTCTGGCAGAGCAAGAGGCGCagtataaagaaaatgaaactgCTCGGAAAGAATACCAGAACCGATTGCGAAAGGAGTTGCAAGACTTTCAGGCGGAGGCAACAGTCGCGAAATCAAAGCAACTCCAAGAAGAAAAAGAGCTCAGACTCTGGGAAATCATGCAAAGATTTAAAAAGGACGAGTACGACAAACAGCTGCAAGTGGAGAGGCGAACGCAGGAGAAGATTAATAAAATCGAGTACGGAAATGTTCTGAAGAAACACATG GGCATAATCGAGGCTGACCGAAAACGAGAGAAAATTCTTGAAGATGAAGAGACGAGTATGAGACACGTTATCGAAAAAGAGAATCAGAGGGTTCTTGATTATGCCGATGAAGTTATCGAGGAATCTAAAGGTGTCAGGCCGCTTTATCCGATTCTTAAAGCCGTGCAG GAATGTAAAGCAGAGATGGGTCTGGTGTCAccaaagaaaagagaagaaatagTACTGGACACAGCACTGAAAAGGAGGCGAAGAGTTCCTCGTACATGTACCAAACCTGTCCCTGAAGATAAAATTCTGTACTTGCAATAG
- the LOC143375470 gene encoding uncharacterized protein LOC143375470 isoform X3 has translation MVKLTEEMVVARTRMSDFSAVKKLNCWGTELTDVSILRKMKNVEVLSLSVNNINTLADFQYCLSLQDLFVRKNNIKDLNEVCYLQGLPNLRNLWLGENPCAEKEGYRSAVLRTLPNLQKLDDKIVSGDEVQTALTRGPILVHPLDMDASPPQSDTVSPERSFEETQHTQEEYHDTDRRNANYNGSPSQRYSQNNQYTYELQNGQSKNHSKDDTVRTESRNVNETVTTNTVEMIKEYDDRPVVSRHNGDYDERRAYSEYSNNDTAQRTYAPTSPRTQYSMSEPIDDRRADRNSYEYDNRLKAEYEEHQERIKSDYEEQHQPPPQPRRTAAQHNAEREDSNQVPGWVRHSEKEKCRSQFHYHRRPVTRNSNILSAVLCLVKELDYPSLEVVEMAVRNRMDELEE, from the exons ATGGTGAAGTTAACAGAAGAGATGGTCGTGGCTCGGACGCGAATGTCCGATTTCTCTGCCGTAAAGAAACTGAATTGTTG GGGGACGGAATTAACTGACGTGAGCATTttgcgaaaaatgaaaaatgtggaGGTATTGTCCTTAAG TGTTAATAACATCAATACTCTTGCTGATTTCCAATACTGCCTAAGCCTTCAAGATTTATTTGTACGGAAGAACAATATTAAAGATTTGAACGAAGTTTGTTACCTTCAAGGTTTACCTAATTTACGAAACTTATGGCTTGGCGAAAATCCTTGTGCGGAAAAAGAAGG GTACCGATCAGCTGTTCTAAGGACTTTACCGAATCTACAGAAGCTCGATGATAAAATAGTATCGGGCGATGAAGTGCAAACCGCATTAACGAGGGGTCCCATTTTGGTTCATCCGCTCGACATGGATGCGTCTCCGCCGCAATCGGATACAGTTAGTCCAGAA AGAAGTTTTGAGGAGACCCAGCACACTCAAGAGGAGTATCATGACACCGATCGCAGAAACGCAAACTATAATGGATCACCGTCGCAACGTTACTCGCAGAATAATCAGTATACATACGAG CTACAGAATGGACAGTCAAAGAATCACAGCAAAGATGACACTGTACGTACAGAGTCACGCAACGTCAATGAAACTGTGACCACTAACACTGTTGAAATGATTAAG GAGTACGACGATCGACCAGTAGTTTCGAGGCATAACGGTGATTACGATGAAAGACGAGCTTATTCGGAATACAGTAACAATGATACAGCCCAGCGTACATACGCGCCAACGTCTCCGCGTACGCAGTACTCCATGAGCGAGCCCATAGACGATAGGCGAGCAGATAGGAACAGTTATGAGTACGACAATAGATTGAAAGCAGAGTACGAAGAACACCAAGAGAGGATAAAATCGGATTACGAGGAGCAACATCAGCCGCCACCTCAACCCAGACGAACGGCAGCCCAGCACAATGCTGAGCGG GAGGATTCGAACCAAGTGCCTGGATGGGTAAGGCACTCCGAGAAAGAGAAGTGCAGGTCACAATTTCATTACCACAGAAGACCTGTTACGAGG AACTCGAACATATTATCAGCTGTGCTATGCTTAGTTAAGGAGCTTGATTACCCAAGCCTGGAGGTGGTAGAAATGGCTGTTAGGAATAGAATGGACGAGCTAGAGGAATGA
- the LOC143375470 gene encoding uncharacterized protein LOC143375470 isoform X5 yields the protein MVKLTEEMVVARTRMSDFSAVKKLNCWGTELTDVSILRKMKNVEVLSLSVNNINTLADFQYCLSLQDLFVRKNNIKDLNEVCYLQGLPNLRNLWLGENPCAEKEGYRSAVLRTLPNLQKLDDKIVSGDEVQTALTRGPILVHPLDMDASPPQSDTVSPEDITTEYIEEPEGIRHRRYSSSSDQRSFEETQHTQEEYHDTDRRNANYNGSPSQRYSQNNQYTYEEYDDRPVVSRHNGDYDERRAYSEYSNNDTAQRTYAPTSPRTQYSMSEPIDDRRADRNSYEYDNRLKAEYEEHQERIKSDYEEQHQPPPQPRRTAAQHNAEREDSNQVPGWVRHSEKEKCRSQFHYHRRPVTRNSNILSAVLCLVKELDYPSLEVVEMAVRNRMDELEE from the exons ATGGTGAAGTTAACAGAAGAGATGGTCGTGGCTCGGACGCGAATGTCCGATTTCTCTGCCGTAAAGAAACTGAATTGTTG GGGGACGGAATTAACTGACGTGAGCATTttgcgaaaaatgaaaaatgtggaGGTATTGTCCTTAAG TGTTAATAACATCAATACTCTTGCTGATTTCCAATACTGCCTAAGCCTTCAAGATTTATTTGTACGGAAGAACAATATTAAAGATTTGAACGAAGTTTGTTACCTTCAAGGTTTACCTAATTTACGAAACTTATGGCTTGGCGAAAATCCTTGTGCGGAAAAAGAAGG GTACCGATCAGCTGTTCTAAGGACTTTACCGAATCTACAGAAGCTCGATGATAAAATAGTATCGGGCGATGAAGTGCAAACCGCATTAACGAGGGGTCCCATTTTGGTTCATCCGCTCGACATGGATGCGTCTCCGCCGCAATCGGATACAGTTAGTCCAGAA GATATTACTACTGAATATATCGAAGAACCTGAAGGGATACGACATCGAAGATACAGTTCGTCGAGCGACCAG AGAAGTTTTGAGGAGACCCAGCACACTCAAGAGGAGTATCATGACACCGATCGCAGAAACGCAAACTATAATGGATCACCGTCGCAACGTTACTCGCAGAATAATCAGTATACATACGAG GAGTACGACGATCGACCAGTAGTTTCGAGGCATAACGGTGATTACGATGAAAGACGAGCTTATTCGGAATACAGTAACAATGATACAGCCCAGCGTACATACGCGCCAACGTCTCCGCGTACGCAGTACTCCATGAGCGAGCCCATAGACGATAGGCGAGCAGATAGGAACAGTTATGAGTACGACAATAGATTGAAAGCAGAGTACGAAGAACACCAAGAGAGGATAAAATCGGATTACGAGGAGCAACATCAGCCGCCACCTCAACCCAGACGAACGGCAGCCCAGCACAATGCTGAGCGG GAGGATTCGAACCAAGTGCCTGGATGGGTAAGGCACTCCGAGAAAGAGAAGTGCAGGTCACAATTTCATTACCACAGAAGACCTGTTACGAGG AACTCGAACATATTATCAGCTGTGCTATGCTTAGTTAAGGAGCTTGATTACCCAAGCCTGGAGGTGGTAGAAATGGCTGTTAGGAATAGAATGGACGAGCTAGAGGAATGA